In a single window of the Zea mays cultivar B73 chromosome 5, Zm-B73-REFERENCE-NAM-5.0, whole genome shotgun sequence genome:
- the LOC100279790 gene encoding uncharacterized protein isoform X1: MNSLLRPPLPGPTPSLSARRMVSPPPAPVRVSSAALAGSGRRCRLGLAVAASAAPSWMEEAGVAVLEEGGRRNPSVSDSYRPAGLPRPNATVLEAQARVCTGPAQTRPLGEEQAMRVLDTILRSAMGELKEEPVSSAQLGAFFAGMTIRSNSFPEATQWSEGERRAMSIFWPRLVQILPPEVKFIADPEGTIMGANGLTGPRYVGQGTGEMRLVGALREVLAGGHLGYEEVQCVLKDILPIGPSSDLTVTSEALLAAFLIGQRMNRETDRELKAYCLAFDDELGPPLVADVKSLTHYGEPYDGNTRFFRSTLFVAAVRACYSESCLLHGVQWMPPKGGITEGQMLKFMGANIHLSPTQAKILLEDETAGFAYLNLQEACPPLYSIIGLREHIKKRPPLATSEKVQQFVRARGRESMVAGFYHEGYEDPLLMLMRRRTVHAGLVVKGEEGALSLTTKERSAHASKGLPVNHCSGFRTPSGINFSETDGIPRESFRVIVNAQELGFESTETPRTDRSILRNLELGLAALGGEKGAAYDRIVLNAAMADHLLGCSGAEDIDAALDRAREAIGSGEALRRLMSYIKISHKVS; the protein is encoded by the exons ATGAACTCTCTCCTGCGTCCGCCGCTGCCGGGCCCGACGCCGAGCCTGAGCGCGAGACGCATGGTCTCGCCGCCGCCAGCGCCGGTGCGGGTCAGCTCGGCGGCGCTGGCCGGCAGCGGGCGCAGATGCCGGCTGGGGCTGGCAGTGGCGGCGTCGGCGGCTCCGTCGTGGATGGAGGAGGCCGGGGTGGCCGTGCTGGAGGAAGGCGGGCGGAGGAACCCGTCTGTGTCGGACTCGTACCGCCCTGCTGGGCTGCCGCGGCCCAACGCCACGGTGCTGGAGGCGCAGGCGCGGGTGTGCACGGGCCCCGCACAGACGCGCCCGCTCGGGGAGGAGCAGGCCATGCGCGTCCTCGACACTATCCTCCGCTCCG CAATGGGAGAACTCAAAGAGGAGCCAGTCTCTAGTGCACAGTTAGGTGCATTCTTTGCAGGCATGACAATAAGATCCAACTCGTTTCCAGAGGCCACACAGTGGAGCGAGGGTGAACGGCGTGCCATGAGCATATTTTGGCCACGCCTTGTACAAATTCTTCCTCCGGAGGTGAAGTTTATAGCAGACCCTGAAGGGACGATCATGGGTGCAAATGGTTTAACAGGGCCTCGGTATGTTGGTCAAGGAACTGGAGAGATGAGACTAGTCGGTGCTCTGAGGGAAGTGCTTGCTGGTGGCCATTTAGGCTATGAGGAGGTTCAATGTGTGCTAAAGGATATTTTACCAATTGGACCGAGTTCAGATTTGACAGTGACTAGTGAAGCATTGCTGGCAGCATTTTTGATTGGACAACGGATGAATAGAGAAACTGATCGTGAGCTCAAAGCGTATTGCCTAGCCTTTGATGATGAACTAG GTCCTCCTCTGGTTGCTGACGTCAAGTCCTTGACACACTATGGTGAACCATATGATGGCAATACACGGTTTTTTAGAAGTACTCTATTTGTTGCAGCGGTTCGAGCCTGCTATAGTGAATCATGCCTCCTCCATGGTGTTCAATGGATGCCACCCAAG GGTGGAATAACAGAAGGACAAATGCTTAAATTCATGGGCGCAAACATACACTTATCTCCAACACAAGCCAAGATACTGTTGGAG GATGAGACTGCTGGTTTTGCATATTTGAATCTTCAGGAAGCATGTCCACCATT ATATTCAATTATTGGGCTCAGGGAGCATATTAAGAAACGGCCACCATTGGCTACCTCTGAGAAAGTTCAACAATTTGTGAGG GCACGGGGGAGAGAATCAATGGTTGCAGGATTTTATCACGAAGGCTATGAAGATCCATTGCTTATGCTGATGAGAAGGAGAACTGTTCATGCTGGACTAGTTGTGAAG GGTGAGGAAGGTGCGCTTTCCTTGACAACCAAGGAAAGATCAGCCCATGCATCAAAAGGACTCCCTGTTAACCACTGTTCAGGGTTTCGGACACCAAGCGGCATAAATTTCTCTGAGACTGATG GTATTCCTAGAGAAAGCTTCAGGGTCATTGTGAATGCCCAGGAACTTGGTTTTGAATCCACTGAAACTCCAAGAACTGATAGATCA ATTCTAAGGAACTTGGAGCTTGGTCTGGCAGCACTAGGTGGCGAAAAAGGAGCAGCGTATGACCGAATCGTTCTTAACGCGGCTATGGCTGACCACTTACTAGGCTGCAGCGGAGCTGAGGATATCGACGCTGCACTTGACCGAGCGAGGGAAGCCATTGGTAGCGGTGAAGCTCTGAGAAGGCTCATGAGTTACATAAAGATCTCGCACAAAGTGTCCTAG
- the LOC100279790 gene encoding uncharacterized protein LOC100279790, with protein MNSLLRPPLPGPTPSLSARRMVSPPPAPVRVSSAALAGSGRRCRLGLAVAASAAPSWMEEAGVAVLEEGGRRNPSVSDSYRPAGLPRPNATVLEAQARVCTGPAQTRPLGEEQAMRVLDTILRSAMGELKEEPVSSAQLGAFFAGMTIRSNSFPEATQWSEGERRAMSIFWPRLVQILPPEVKFIADPEGTIMGANGLTGPRYVGQGTGEMRLVGALREVLAGGHLGYEEVQCVLKDILPIGPSSDLTVTSEALLAAFLIGQRMNRETDRELKAYCLAFDDELGPPLVADVKSLTHYGEPYDGNTRFFRSTLFVAAVRACYSESCLLHGVQWMPPKGGITEGQMLKFMGANIHLSPTQAKILLEDETAGFAYLNLQEACPPLYSIIGLREHIKKRPPLATSEKVQQFVRARGRESMVAGFYHEGYEDPLLMLMRRRTVHAGLVVKGEEGALSLTTKERSAHASKGLPVNHCSGFRTPSGINFSETDGIPRESFRVIVNAQELGFESTETPRTDRSVSLFCPGSLAVYIDVC; from the exons ATGAACTCTCTCCTGCGTCCGCCGCTGCCGGGCCCGACGCCGAGCCTGAGCGCGAGACGCATGGTCTCGCCGCCGCCAGCGCCGGTGCGGGTCAGCTCGGCGGCGCTGGCCGGCAGCGGGCGCAGATGCCGGCTGGGGCTGGCAGTGGCGGCGTCGGCGGCTCCGTCGTGGATGGAGGAGGCCGGGGTGGCCGTGCTGGAGGAAGGCGGGCGGAGGAACCCGTCTGTGTCGGACTCGTACCGCCCTGCTGGGCTGCCGCGGCCCAACGCCACGGTGCTGGAGGCGCAGGCGCGGGTGTGCACGGGCCCCGCACAGACGCGCCCGCTCGGGGAGGAGCAGGCCATGCGCGTCCTCGACACTATCCTCCGCTCCG CAATGGGAGAACTCAAAGAGGAGCCAGTCTCTAGTGCACAGTTAGGTGCATTCTTTGCAGGCATGACAATAAGATCCAACTCGTTTCCAGAGGCCACACAGTGGAGCGAGGGTGAACGGCGTGCCATGAGCATATTTTGGCCACGCCTTGTACAAATTCTTCCTCCGGAGGTGAAGTTTATAGCAGACCCTGAAGGGACGATCATGGGTGCAAATGGTTTAACAGGGCCTCGGTATGTTGGTCAAGGAACTGGAGAGATGAGACTAGTCGGTGCTCTGAGGGAAGTGCTTGCTGGTGGCCATTTAGGCTATGAGGAGGTTCAATGTGTGCTAAAGGATATTTTACCAATTGGACCGAGTTCAGATTTGACAGTGACTAGTGAAGCATTGCTGGCAGCATTTTTGATTGGACAACGGATGAATAGAGAAACTGATCGTGAGCTCAAAGCGTATTGCCTAGCCTTTGATGATGAACTAG GTCCTCCTCTGGTTGCTGACGTCAAGTCCTTGACACACTATGGTGAACCATATGATGGCAATACACGGTTTTTTAGAAGTACTCTATTTGTTGCAGCGGTTCGAGCCTGCTATAGTGAATCATGCCTCCTCCATGGTGTTCAATGGATGCCACCCAAG GGTGGAATAACAGAAGGACAAATGCTTAAATTCATGGGCGCAAACATACACTTATCTCCAACACAAGCCAAGATACTGTTGGAG GATGAGACTGCTGGTTTTGCATATTTGAATCTTCAGGAAGCATGTCCACCATT ATATTCAATTATTGGGCTCAGGGAGCATATTAAGAAACGGCCACCATTGGCTACCTCTGAGAAAGTTCAACAATTTGTGAGG GCACGGGGGAGAGAATCAATGGTTGCAGGATTTTATCACGAAGGCTATGAAGATCCATTGCTTATGCTGATGAGAAGGAGAACTGTTCATGCTGGACTAGTTGTGAAG GGTGAGGAAGGTGCGCTTTCCTTGACAACCAAGGAAAGATCAGCCCATGCATCAAAAGGACTCCCTGTTAACCACTGTTCAGGGTTTCGGACACCAAGCGGCATAAATTTCTCTGAGACTGATG GTATTCCTAGAGAAAGCTTCAGGGTCATTGTGAATGCCCAGGAACTTGGTTTTGAATCCACTGAAACTCCAAGAACTGATAGATCAGTAAGCCTTTTCTGCCCTGGCTCCTTGGCAGTATACATTGATGTTtgctag